Part of the Plectropomus leopardus isolate mb unplaced genomic scaffold, YSFRI_Pleo_2.0 unplaced_scaffold5518, whole genome shotgun sequence genome is shown below.
TTACTGCTGACGACATGGGGATACGACAGCACCGATGCGGAAAATGGCTGATGTGTTGGACACGTACATGGGAGATGTTCATTTTTGTCGTCATGCTTTCCACCATCAACGGCCAAATCCGTTATTCAATCCCGGAGGAGATGAAGAAAGGTTCTTTTATCGGTAATGTAGCACAAGACCTCGGATTGGATCTGAAAAGGCTCCGCTCTGGGCGGGCCCGTATCGTGGCCGGAGAAAACAATCAGTATACTGAGCTTAACACAGACAAAGGAATTCTAGTCGTGAGTGAGAGAATCGACCGAGAGGAGCTTTGTGGAGACGTAACACCGTGCAGCTTCAGTTTCgaaattattttggaaaatccAATTGAGATGCACAGGGTGACGGTAGAAATATTAGACATAAACGACCATGCACCAACTTTCAAAAATAACGTAATTAATCTAGAAATCAGTGAGTCTGCAACAACAGGTTCTCATTTCGATTTAGAAAGCGCCTATGACCCCGATGCAGGAATCCACAGTttgcaaaattatgttttatccCCTAATGATAATTTCGTTTTGAAGCAACACTCCAACGCCGATGGAATCAAGCTCGCGGTAATGATTTTACAGAAGCCATTAGACAGAGAGTTAAATCCACACCTCTCTTTAAAGTTGATTGCTGTAGACGGAGGGAATCCACAGCGATCTGGCACAGTAAATATAAAGATTACTGTCATTGATGTCAACGATAATCGTCCTGTATTTAATCAATCGTTGTACACTGCTAAGGTGACAGAAAATACACCCATAGGTACATATATTACAACTGTGAATGCTTCAGATGCCGATAGTGGATCTAATGGCTTGGTCACATATTCTGTCTCGAACGTAAATGGCAAGTCTGGTGAACTGTTTGCAATTGATAGTTTATCTGGCAAAATAACTGTGGCTGATAATATTGATTtcgaaaaagacaaaaaatacgAAATAAGAGTGATCGCTAAAGACCAGGGTGGCCTAAGTGACGGAACTAAAGTTGTCATTGAGGTCACTGACATAAATGATAATGCTCCAGTTATAAATATAATGTCCCACTCAAGTCTGATTTCAGAGGATGTCCCTCCAGGCACGACCGTagctgtttttaatgtcaaagaCGCAGACTCAGAAAGAAACGGCCAGATAACGTGCTCAATTGATTCAAATCTCCCATTTAAAATCCAGTCTTCTTTGACTAATTATTACAATTTGCTTTCTGACGCACCTTTTGATCGTGAAACGAAACC
Proteins encoded:
- the LOC121939658 gene encoding protocadherin gamma-A11-like — translated: MGIRQHRCGKWLMCWTRTWEMFIFVVMLSTINGQIRYSIPEEMKKGSFIGNVAQDLGLDLKRLRSGRARIVAGENNQYTELNTDKGILVVSERIDREELCGDVTPCSFSFEIILENPIEMHRVTVEILDINDHAPTFKNNVINLEISESATTGSHFDLESAYDPDAGIHSLQNYVLSPNDNFVLKQHSNADGIKLAVMILQKPLDRELNPHLSLKLIAVDGGNPQRSGTVNIKITVIDVNDNRPVFNQSLYTAKVTENTPIGTYITTVNASDADSGSNGLVTYSVSNVNGKSGELFAIDSLSGKITVADNIDFEKDKKYEIRVIAKDQGGLSDGTKVVIEVTDINDNAPVINIMSHSSLISEDVPPGTTVAVFNVKDADSERNGQITCSIDSNLPFKIQSSLTNYYNLLSDAPFDRETKPEYNITITATDSGLPPLSTKTTLHLKISDVNDNPPLFTKPNYSAYIIENNVPGMSIFSLSARDSDWNQNARISYFLEETQVSGSPVSSYVSINSETGLLHAVRSFDYEQIKQLVFTVKAQDGGSPPLSSNVTVTLIIQDQNDNPPQVLYPVQTGGSVVAEMVPRSADVGYLVTKVVAVDVDSGQNAWLSYKLQKATDRALFEVGLQNGE